In the genome of Aequorivita sp. H23M31, the window TTACTTGAGCCCTTCCTGACACCGTACGAGTTTTATTTCTTTAAAAAACCCGAGTCAGTTCCATCTCTCACTAAATCCTATTTCGATACTCTTTATGACCATAATCCCGACCCATGGAATTTCCGGAATAGTGATTATGAAAAAAGTAAATACAAAACGATTGACCAATTTCTAAACGGAAAATTATATAAAAATGGATTGGAAATGGGTTGCTCCATTGGCATTCACACCTCCCATCTCGCAAATCATTGTAAAAAATTGTTGGCCGTAGATATAAGTGCGGAAGCCATTGAAACTGCCAAAAAATCTACCAACTTACCCAACGTTACTTTTGAAATAAGAGATATAGAAAAAGACTTTCCAACAGGACCGTTCCAGTTTATAAGTATGTGTGAAATGGGATATTATTTCGATAAAAATACCCTGTGGAATATTTTTGAGCACATATCGAAAAACCTGGAAATTAACGGCCAATTTTTGATGGTGCATTGGACTTCCTTTGTTCGGGAATATCCGTTAAATGGAAAAAAAGTACATCAACTTTTCGAGTCCTTTAACGAAAAGGAGAAAGCATTTGCTCTTCTATCCTCCTCTGCTGCTGACAGATTTGAACTTATGCTTTGGGAGAAGAAAGGGTAGAAACCTCTTTCTTTTGAGAATCGATATATTCTCTTATTTCGCGGCAGGCATTAAAAACGGAAATATTGCGATACTCGGAATGCCATTCTATGTTATTTTTTAAATGTTCGTCCATAGCAATCACCCAACTTTCGTAGTTAAGGGGAATATTATAAAATCGCTCCAGCTCTTCCTTCTTAATATGGCTTAATCTGATAATTTCGGAAATGATATTTTCTGAATAGGAAAGAAAAAGCCTTTTTATTAAATTATAAATAGAATAACGTATTAAGAGCTTTTCCAATCCTTCCACATAATAGGATACTCCTGGGATATGGGCCCAGTCCTTAAGTTCAGCCCCGAAACCTTCCGAACAACGAGAATCAATTCTGGTGGATGTGGTTACTATAGTGTTGTTACAATGTCTAGCTTTATATCCCTGTCCCACTGCTCGATTATATAAATCCACATCCTCAAGAAAGTGCATTGGACGAATCCCACCAATAGCACCATAAGCCTTTTTCTTAATGGCAATATTAGGACCCCAATTATATTCATGTTTAGGCCACGGATCATCTGGATTAGGAAAAATAAGAGCTCCCAATTCACTCCTCAAATCTAGATATTCATCTTTTGCCAGTAGGAATTTCAACGCCTGTGGATTCAAATTTTCATAGTTGGGAACTATTCTACCACAAATAAAATCAAAATTCTTATCCACATAACCATTTAAATGATAGAGCCAATGTGGGTGGGGTACTGTATCTGCATCTGTACTAATGATCAATCCCTTCTCTGATGTAAGACGATGGTAGGCGATGTTCATTAATACTCTTCGGGCTGCACCTACAGTATTTGCCTTTTCCGAATCTAACCGTAAAACATGCCCAGATAATTGTGGATGTTCTTTAAAAAATTGTTCTACTATTCCAAAGGTATTGTCCGA includes:
- a CDS encoding glycosyltransferase family 2 protein, with product MNSLLNISTEESELLEFIDGISQELETILPPPDGLFKMVVIIPAKDEANQIEDTLLSLAHQVDSDNNPIQKHYFEVLVLCHNCSDNTFGIVEQFFKEHPQLSGHVLRLDSEKANTVGAARRVLMNIAYHRLTSEKGLIISTDADTVPHPHWLYHLNGYVDKNFDFICGRIVPNYENLNPQALKFLLAKDEYLDLRSELGALIFPNPDDPWPKHEYNWGPNIAIKKKAYGAIGGIRPMHFLEDVDLYNRAVGQGYKARHCNNTIVTTSTRIDSRCSEGFGAELKDWAHIPGVSYYVEGLEKLLIRYSIYNLIKRLFLSYSENIISEIIRLSHIKKEELERFYNIPLNYESWVIAMDEHLKNNIEWHSEYRNISVFNACREIREYIDSQKKEVSTLSSPKA